The following are encoded together in the Phragmites australis chromosome 19, lpPhrAust1.1, whole genome shotgun sequence genome:
- the LOC133900685 gene encoding uncharacterized protein LOC133900685 gives MAKNNHLPFVALVFLAASGMASAASGNSTTPTAYEMLERYNFPRGILPEGVQRYELRPDGSFEVFLSGNGGCEFRVADRYVLRYDRRIAGNARTGSIRGLEGVSVKVLFMWLGITEVDRTGDQLSFLVGPLAASFPLGNFAKSPRCRCGFHCANAGEVAAAAAS, from the coding sequence ATGGCCAAGAACAACCACCTCCCCTTCGTCGCCCTCGTGTTCCTCGCGGCCTCCGGCATGGCCTCTGCCGCCTCAGGCAACTCGACGACGCCGACGGCATATGAGATGTTGGAGCGGTACAACTTCCCCCGAGGCATCCTCCCGGAGGGCGTGCAGCGGTACGAGCTCCGCCCCGACGGCTCCTTTGAGGTGTTCCTCTCCGGCAACGGCGGCTGCGAGTTCCGCGTCGCCGATCGGTACGTGCTCCGGTACGACCGACGCATCGCAGGGAATGCGCGGACGGGTTCCATCCGGGGCCTGGAGGGCGTGAGCGTGAAGGTGCTGTTCATGTGGCTCGGCATCACCGAGGTGGACCGCACGGGGGACCAGCTCAGCTTCCTCGTCGGCCCGCTCGCCGCGTCGTTCCCGCTTGGCAACTTCGCCAAGAGTCCCCGCTGCCGCTGCGGCTTCCACTGCGCCAACGCCGGCgaagtcgccgccgccgcggcctcctGA